A stretch of Arachis hypogaea cultivar Tifrunner chromosome 15, arahy.Tifrunner.gnm2.J5K5, whole genome shotgun sequence DNA encodes these proteins:
- the LOC112747981 gene encoding protein FAR1-RELATED SEQUENCE 5-like: MIYGRDGWRYLLVGFLKKDAYNHIDKRSHVTIAEGNTDAALAYLEGKTESDPMAMARRVDYQYFGDVLAFDATYKKNKYRRPLVIFSGANNHKQTTIFGFCLLMDETFDSYKWILQNMEVMCMKEPSVVVTDGHEAMRKAITLVFPKATYRLCAWHFQKNIMANVKEPSLRLRFNRWLYADIDIREFLTEWDLAIEEFKLQDSLWARQVFDKKEMWVNAYLRNKFCAEFRTTSQCEGINAVVKNFLQLKRTILELVQNLKLMVRDYRNNELLAQFRTIDTFLLMTTSLDAIERFVALTYTKEVFANSHPYTIKNYVN; this comes from the exons ATGATATATGGCCGGGATGGCTGGAGATACTTGTTGGTTGGCTTCTTAAAGAAGGATGCCTATAATCACATTGATAAAAGAAGTCATGTAACGATTGCGGAAGGCAATACAGACGCTGCGCTTGCATATTTAGAAGGTAAGACAGAATCGGATCCGATGGCCATGGCACG CCGAGTCGATTACCAGTACTTCGGGGATGTCCTTGCATTCGATGCGACATACAAGAAGAACAAGTATAGGCGGCCATTGGTAATCTTCTCAGGGGCCAACAACCACAAGCAGACCACCATTTTCGGTTTTTGTTTACTAATGGATGAGACATTTGATTCGTATAAGTGGATATTGCAGAACATGGAGGTGATGTGCATGAAGGAGCCATCAGTGGTTGTTACAGATGGGCATGAGGCGATGCGTAAAGCCATAACTTTAGTATTCCCGAAGGCAACCTACCGCCTATGTGCATGGCATTTTCAGAAAAATATTATGGCCAACGTGAAGGAGCCGTCACTCCGATTACGATTTAATCGATGGTTATATGCGGACATCGACATTCGTGAATTCCTGACTGAGTGGGACCTAGCGATTGAAGAGTTCAAACTTCAAGATAGCCTATGGGCGAGGCAGGTGTTCGATAAGAAGGAAATGTGGGTGAATGCATATTTGAGGAATAAATTTTGCGCCGAGTTTAGGACCACATCTCAATGCGAAGGTATAAACGCTGTAGTCAAGAATTTCCTTCAATTGAAGCGTACTATTCTTGAACTTGTGCAGAACCTGAAGCTAATGGTACGTGATTATCGGAATAACGAGCTTCTAGCCCAGTTCAGAACCATTGACACTTTCCTATTAATGACGACTAGCCTCGATGCCATAGAGCGGTTCGTTGCGTTGACATATACAAAAGAAGTCTTTGCTAACAGCCACCCATACACAATAAAGAACTATGTCAATTAA